One window of the candidate division WOR-1 bacterium RIFOXYB2_FULL_36_35 genome contains the following:
- a CDS encoding AAA family ATPase produces MDLFDYQDKKENQPLPYRMAPRIIDEIAGQKNILGKDKLLRRLIETDKITSIILYGPPGVGKTVIARVIANTTKGHFEWLNAATASVDDIRKASKQAKERRKLNKIKTILFLDEIHRFNKLQQDSLLPDVEEGNLILIGATTENPFFYVNSALVSRSQIFELKPLSTEDLKKVINNALTDKERGFGNLKVKIDDEALSHLAKISDGDARRALSALELAVLSTPKDKKETINITLQVAEESIQKKKVVYDKKGTQHYDTISAFIKSMRGSDPDAALYYLAKMIYAGEDPRFIARRIVICAAEDVGNADPLALVVANSAMQVAEFVGMPEARIPLAQATTYVATAPKSNASYVGINEAMAEVENETTQEVPEHLKNAVYKQEKELGKGKGYKYAHDYEGGFVAQEYMKSKKKFYTPKNIGFEKKIRARMEEQKAEGID; encoded by the coding sequence ATGGACCTTTTTGACTATCAAGACAAAAAAGAAAACCAACCCCTCCCCTATCGCATGGCTCCGCGTATAATCGATGAAATTGCAGGTCAGAAAAATATTTTAGGAAAAGACAAACTTCTGCGCCGGCTTATTGAAACAGATAAAATAACTTCGATTATCCTGTATGGCCCTCCGGGAGTTGGGAAAACTGTAATAGCAAGGGTTATTGCAAATACTACAAAGGGACATTTTGAATGGCTAAATGCCGCAACCGCAAGCGTTGACGATATCCGAAAGGCAAGTAAACAGGCAAAAGAAAGAAGGAAATTAAATAAGATAAAAACTATATTATTTTTAGATGAGATACACAGGTTTAACAAGCTTCAGCAAGACTCTTTATTGCCTGATGTTGAAGAAGGGAATTTAATCTTAATCGGAGCAACAACAGAAAATCCTTTCTTTTATGTGAATTCGGCTCTTGTTTCGCGTTCTCAAATTTTTGAATTAAAACCTCTTTCGACAGAAGATTTAAAAAAAGTCATCAACAATGCTTTAACAGACAAGGAAAGAGGGTTTGGAAATTTAAAAGTCAAAATAGATGATGAAGCTCTTTCTCATCTCGCAAAAATTTCAGATGGCGATGCACGTCGTGCGCTTTCGGCTTTGGAGCTGGCTGTTTTATCGACACCAAAAGACAAGAAAGAGACAATAAACATAACACTACAAGTTGCCGAAGAGTCCATTCAAAAGAAAAAGGTCGTTTATGACAAAAAAGGGACACAGCACTACGATACGATTTCAGCTTTTATAAAATCGATGCGAGGCTCCGATCCCGATGCGGCGCTTTATTACCTCGCAAAGATGATTTACGCTGGAGAAGATCCAAGATTTATCGCAAGAAGGATAGTAATATGCGCGGCGGAGGATGTTGGAAATGCCGATCCTCTCGCCCTTGTAGTTGCTAATTCAGCGATGCAGGTAGCAGAATTTGTCGGAATGCCTGAAGCAAGAATTCCATTAGCCCAAGCGACAACATATGTCGCAACAGCGCCAAAAAGCAACGCTTCTTATGTTGGAATAAATGAGGCGATGGCTGAAGTGGAAAACGAGACAACGCAAGAAGTGCCGGAGCATTTAAAGAATGCCGTTTATAAGCAGGAGAAAGAGCTAGGCAAGGGAAAGGGCTATAAATATGCGCATGATTATGAAGGTGGATTTGTCGCGCAGGAATATATGAAAAGCAAAAAAAAGTTTTATACCCCAAAAAATATCGGATTTGAAAAGAAAATTAGGGCAAGGATGGAAGAACAAAAAGCAGAAGGAATTGATTGA